A window of the Vigna angularis cultivar LongXiaoDou No.4 chromosome 3, ASM1680809v1, whole genome shotgun sequence genome harbors these coding sequences:
- the LOC108326269 gene encoding protein TRANSPORT INHIBITOR RESPONSE 1, giving the protein MRPKLAYSFPEEVLEHVFSFIECDKDRGSISLVCKSWYEIERWCRRRVFVGNCYAVSPATVVNRFPKVRSITIKGKPHFADFNLVPEGWGAYVGPWIKAMAAAYPWLQEIRLKRMVVTDECLELIAKSFKNFGVLVLTSCEGFTTDGLAAIAAHCRNLRELELRESEVEDICGHWLSHFPDSYTSLVSLNISCLGNEVNLSALERLVSRCPNLQTLRLNRAVPLDKLANLLRGAPQLVELGTGAYTSEMRPEVFSNLAEAFAGCRQLKSLSGFWDVLPSYLPAVYPICSNLTSLNMSYATIQSPDLIKLVSQCENLQRLWVLDYIEDAGLEVIAASCKDLRELRVFPSDPFGLEPNVALTEQGLVSVSEGCSKLQSVLYFCRQMSNVALLTIARNRPNMTRFRLCIIEPQVPDYLTQDPLDAGFGAIVEHCKDLRRLSLSGLLTDRVFEYIGTYGKKLEMLSVAFAGDSDLGLHHVLSGCDNLRKLEIRDCPFGDKALLANAAKLETMRSLWMSSCLVSYGACKLLGQKMPMLNVEVIDERGPPDSRPDSSPVEKLYIYRTVSGPRLDMPGYVWRMEGDSALRIS; this is encoded by the exons ATGCGGCCCAAACTAGCCTACTCCTTCCCTGAGGAGGTGCTGGAGCACGTGTTCTCCTTTATCGAGTGCGATAAGGACCGTGGCTCGATCTCCCTCGTCTGCAAGTCCTGGTATGAGATCGAGCGTTGGTGCCGCCGGAGAGTCTTCGTCGGAAACTGCTACGCTGTCTCTCCGGCCACCGTTGTCAACCGCTTCCCCAAAGTGAGATCCATCACCATCAAGGGCAAGCCGCACTTCGCGGACTTCAATTTGGTCCCCGAGGGTTGGGGCGCTTACGTCGGCCCTTGGATCAAGGCCATGGCGGCTGCCTACCCCTGGCTCCAGGAGATCAGGCTTAAGAGGATGGTCGTCACCGACGAATGCTTGGAACTTATCGCCAAATCGTTCAAGAACTTCGGAGTGCTGGTGCTCACTTCTTGCGAGGGTTTCACCACTGATGGGCTTGCTGCCATTGCCGCCCATTGCAG GAATTTGAGGGAGTTGGAGTTGCGGGAGAGTGAAGTGGAAGACATTTGTGGACACTGGCTTAGCCATTTTCCCGATTCGTACACATCCTTGGTTTCCCTTAATATTTCTTGCTTAGGCAATGAGGTGAATTTGTCTGCCCTAGAGCGTCTGGTTAGTAGGTGTCCCAATCTGCAGACTCTCCGCCTCAACCGTGCTGTGCCCCTAGATAAGCTGGCCAACCTTCTTCGCGGAGCTCCTCAGTTAGTTGAGTTAGGCACAGGAGCCTACACGAGTGAGATGCGGCCGGAGGTCTTTTCAAACCTGGCTGAAGCATTTGCTGGGTGCAGGCAATTAAAAAGCTTGTCAGGATTTTGGGACGTGCTACCCTCCTACCTTCCAGCTGTTTATCCTATCTGCTCCAACCTGACATCACTAAACATGAGTTATGCAACTATTCAAAGCCCTGATCTTATCAAGCTTGTTAGTCAGTGTGAAAATTTACAACGGTTATGG GTGTTGGATTACATTGAAGATGCTGGCCTTGAAGTGATTGCTGCATCGTGTAAGGATCTGAGGGAGTTGAGGGTGTTTCCGTCTGATCCATTTGGGTTAGAACCAAATGTGGCATTGACTGAGCAGGGCCTTGTTTCTGTGTCTGAAGGCTGCTCCAAGCTCCAGTCCGTTCTATATTTTTGTCGTCAAATGTCTAATGTGGCCTTGCTTACAATTGCCAGGAACAGGCCTAATATGACTCGTTTTAGACTGTGTATTATTGAGCCGCAAGTTCCAGACTATCTTACCCAAGATCCTCTGGATGCTGGTTTTGGAGCTATTGTAGAGCATTGCAAGGATCTTCGTCGCCTTTCCCTTTCCGGGCTTCTCACTGACCGCGTTTTTGAGTATATTGGGACTTACGGTAAGAAGCTTGAGATGCTTTCTGTGGCTTTTGCCGGAGATAGCGATTTGGGACTCCATCATGTGCTGTCTGGGTGTGACAACCTTAGGAAGCTGGAGATCAGGGACTGCCCCTTTGGTGACAAAGCCCTTTTAGCCAATGCTGCAAAGCTGGAGACAATGCGATCCCTTTGGATGTCCTCTTGCTTGGTGAGTTATGGAGCATGTAAACTTCTGGGTCAGAAAATGCCGATGCTTAATGTTGAAGTGATTGATGAAAGAGGACCTCCAGATTCAAGGCCGGATAGTAGTCCTGTTGAGAAGCTATACATATACAGGACTGTTTCTGGGCCAAGATTGGACATGCCAGGCTATGTATGGAGAATGGAAGGCGATTCTGCATTAAGAATTTCTTGA